AATCCGAGAGTTTGTCCCGGTGTAAAAAGTTCGATACGAACCAGAAGCGCGAAAATTCCACCCAAAAGGAAGAATGACATAATCGCAAAGAAATACATGATCCCGATCCGCTTGTGATCGATTGTCGTGAGCCAGGACCAGATTCCCTTTTCGTGGTTGAGGTAGTTGTCAGTATGACTTGCAGTTGCTGTAGACATATTCCTCTCCTATTTAAGGGTTTTAATATACTCGATCAGAGCGTTGATTTCGTCGTCGGAAAGCTGTCCTTGGTAAGAAGGCATCGCAGGCGGATAACCTTTTACGACCTGAGCAGTCGGTTGCAGAATGGATTTACGAATGTAGTTTTCATCTGCGTTTGCGCCAGGACCGGCCTCGAATTCTCTCGCACTTCCAAAAAGACCTTTGTAAGAAGGACCGACCAGACGAGAACCGTCGATCGAGTGACATCCCGCACAAGCTTTTTCAGCGTAGAGTTTTTTTCCGAGTTCAGCAGGAGGAACCTTAGAAAGATCCACGTTACCCGCAGCCGCATACCATTTGTCATAAGTCTCGGAATCTACAACACGAATTGCGGAAAGCATATTCGAGTGAGAAGTTCCACAAAACTCGGTGCAATAAACTACGAAGTCGCCTTTTTCAGTCGGAGTAAAAACAAGCGTAGTATAACGTCCAGGGACCACGTCCATTTTGTTCCGGAAGGCTGGAACATAAAAAGAGTGAAGAACATCCTGAGAAGTCATAACAAGACGAATCGTTTTTCCAACGGGAACATAGATTCCGTTTGGTTGAAAAAGAGTGTTTAGTTTTTCAGTGGCATTTGGAGAAACAACGGTCACTCCGTTCGGATATTTGAAAGTCCACTGCCACTGTCTTGCAGTAACGTGAATTTCAATATCACCTTTATCATGCACTTTTCTGAGGTCCGCGAAAATCACCCAACCCCACCAGAAAATCACAATCATGATT
This is a stretch of genomic DNA from Leptospira tipperaryensis. It encodes these proteins:
- the coxB gene encoding cytochrome c oxidase subunit II produces the protein MTWLNLITATSFMPVQASEVAKNVDNLYLFLLVSSLISFVILIGGMTWFIFKYRRKTDTDKTAYITHNTLAEFLWSFIPLVIMIVIFWWGWVIFADLRKVHDKGDIEIHVTARQWQWTFKYPNGVTVVSPNATEKLNTLFQPNGIYVPVGKTIRLVMTSQDVLHSFYVPAFRNKMDVVPGRYTTLVFTPTEKGDFVVYCTEFCGTSHSNMLSAIRVVDSETYDKWYAAAGNVDLSKVPPAELGKKLYAEKACAGCHSIDGSRLVGPSYKGLFGSAREFEAGPGANADENYIRKSILQPTAQVVKGYPPAMPSYQGQLSDDEINALIEYIKTLK